In Edaphobacter paludis, a single window of DNA contains:
- a CDS encoding ComEC/Rec2 family competence protein, producing the protein MRSVSRALKTDNASGGPDPALWRWTGVERLRFGRAPLLAAAVWFALGEVMARNRQPAVVLLVALAFLAGLAIVGLRWSLRVAILPVAAVWMVVGMWCAEVQPVPIPQTALQNYADGLSRQVRGRVVRVRKLPPRQKAVDQDNDPAWWLEKEPDAAEAVSVDLQVQDVEYLTPDISRMVSVDGGVRVTVLANAATLPDLKCGDVIEGPMRLKVPERYRDPGAWQYADYLLGQGLGFHATVKASKVTLLGEGTRDLQCRVYATQSWAADRISGYVRSGANRRMPPALRLSADDAGMLNAMLFGDRSGLNRALRLGFERTGSFHLFVVSGMHVALLAGLVFWMARRLRLSEWLATLLTIGLTAGYALLTGFGVPMQRAFWMIVIFLVARLLSRDRNVLNALGAAALGVLVWTPGSLFEASFQMTFLAIVAIGGIAVPLWERGPGDYARAARQLWDEWEDVRLRPRVAQFRVMLRVWGDAFAGLLGRWARGIPAYMVRCGFWALELVLIGVVVETLMVLPMAMYFHRATMFALPANMLSVPLVAVLAPLALVTFCAALVSPVLAVIPGAVTAALLHGIRGVIGHVSQIQAADMRVPGPVWWVALLAVVGCGFCCWAVRRSRVWSWVAIAVLPLIALMVLLPERAVTSPGVMEVTAIDVGQGDSLLVVSPEGRTMLVDAGGPVGGPSEAAAVVSGFDVGEEVVAPYLWSRRIRRLDVIALSHAHSDHMGGMPAVMRDFRPRELWVGIDPDSEAYRALLAEAKELGVVVRHLHAGEDLPWGGTEVSVLAPEASYRNDGVPVNDDSLVMRMQYGKASALLEGDAEAPSERAMVADGRIKAVTLLKVGHHGSNSSTTSQFFAEASPEDAVISVGKGNTFGHPKVEVIDRIAAAHTRLYRTDEFGLTTFLLGRDGGIREVLGAADE; encoded by the coding sequence ATGCGGTCAGTTAGCAGAGCTCTAAAAACTGACAACGCGAGTGGTGGGCCTGATCCTGCGCTTTGGAGGTGGACTGGGGTCGAGCGGCTGCGGTTTGGGCGGGCTCCTCTGCTGGCTGCGGCAGTCTGGTTTGCACTGGGTGAAGTCATGGCACGGAACCGGCAGCCAGCGGTGGTGCTGCTGGTGGCTTTGGCTTTTCTGGCGGGGCTAGCTATCGTTGGGTTGCGATGGTCCCTTCGGGTTGCAATTTTACCGGTGGCTGCGGTCTGGATGGTGGTGGGAATGTGGTGTGCCGAGGTACAGCCGGTTCCAATTCCGCAGACCGCTTTGCAGAACTATGCCGATGGGTTGAGCAGACAGGTGAGGGGGCGCGTGGTGAGGGTGCGGAAGCTGCCTCCTCGTCAGAAGGCTGTCGATCAGGATAATGATCCGGCATGGTGGCTGGAGAAGGAGCCCGACGCGGCAGAGGCTGTCTCGGTCGACTTGCAGGTGCAGGACGTGGAGTATTTGACGCCGGACATTTCGCGGATGGTCTCGGTGGATGGTGGGGTGCGGGTCACGGTACTGGCGAATGCAGCCACGTTACCCGATTTGAAGTGCGGTGATGTCATTGAAGGGCCGATGCGATTGAAGGTGCCGGAGCGGTATCGCGACCCGGGAGCCTGGCAGTATGCGGACTATTTGCTGGGACAGGGCTTGGGGTTTCATGCGACGGTCAAGGCCAGTAAGGTAACTCTGCTGGGAGAGGGTACGCGTGACCTGCAGTGTAGGGTGTATGCGACGCAGAGCTGGGCGGCGGACAGGATTTCGGGATATGTCCGGTCGGGTGCGAACCGGCGGATGCCTCCTGCGTTGCGGTTGAGCGCAGACGATGCGGGGATGCTGAATGCCATGCTGTTTGGCGACCGCTCCGGATTGAACCGCGCGTTGCGGCTGGGATTTGAGCGGACGGGGTCGTTTCACCTCTTCGTGGTTTCGGGGATGCATGTAGCGCTGCTGGCGGGGCTGGTTTTCTGGATGGCACGGCGGCTGAGGCTGAGCGAGTGGCTGGCCACGCTATTGACGATTGGGCTAACGGCTGGTTATGCGTTGCTGACCGGGTTTGGGGTTCCCATGCAGCGGGCTTTTTGGATGATCGTTATCTTTCTTGTGGCGCGGTTGCTATCGCGAGACAGAAACGTGCTGAATGCGTTGGGTGCAGCGGCGCTGGGGGTACTGGTATGGACTCCGGGCAGCTTGTTTGAGGCGAGCTTTCAGATGACGTTTCTGGCGATTGTAGCGATTGGTGGAATTGCGGTTCCGCTGTGGGAGCGCGGCCCGGGAGACTATGCGCGGGCGGCGCGGCAGCTTTGGGACGAGTGGGAGGATGTGCGTCTACGACCTCGGGTAGCGCAGTTTCGCGTAATGCTGCGGGTCTGGGGCGACGCATTCGCAGGCTTGCTGGGGCGATGGGCGCGTGGGATTCCGGCGTACATGGTGCGGTGCGGATTCTGGGCGTTGGAGCTGGTGCTGATCGGAGTAGTGGTGGAAACGTTAATGGTGCTGCCGATGGCCATGTACTTTCATCGAGCAACGATGTTTGCGCTGCCTGCGAATATGCTGAGCGTGCCGCTGGTGGCGGTGCTGGCTCCACTGGCATTGGTGACATTTTGCGCGGCGCTCGTGAGTCCCGTGCTGGCTGTGATTCCGGGGGCGGTGACGGCAGCTTTGCTTCATGGGATTCGAGGTGTGATTGGACACGTAAGTCAGATTCAGGCGGCGGATATGAGGGTTCCGGGGCCGGTCTGGTGGGTGGCTTTGCTTGCGGTGGTGGGTTGCGGATTTTGCTGTTGGGCGGTAAGGAGATCGAGAGTGTGGAGCTGGGTGGCTATCGCTGTGCTGCCGCTGATTGCCTTGATGGTGTTGTTACCGGAGCGGGCGGTAACTTCGCCGGGAGTGATGGAGGTCACGGCGATTGACGTCGGGCAAGGGGATTCCCTTCTGGTGGTAAGTCCGGAGGGACGGACGATGCTGGTGGATGCGGGCGGCCCGGTGGGTGGGCCGTCAGAAGCGGCGGCGGTGGTGAGCGGGTTCGATGTGGGTGAGGAGGTGGTGGCCCCGTATCTTTGGTCGCGGCGCATTCGGCGGCTGGATGTGATTGCACTGAGCCATGCGCATAGCGACCACATGGGCGGTATGCCAGCCGTGATGCGAGACTTTCGCCCGAGGGAGTTGTGGGTGGGGATCGATCCGGATTCGGAGGCCTACAGGGCTTTGCTGGCTGAAGCGAAAGAGCTTGGGGTGGTGGTGCGGCACCTTCATGCCGGGGAGGATTTGCCTTGGGGTGGGACTGAGGTCTCGGTGCTTGCCCCGGAGGCGAGTTACAGAAATGACGGGGTTCCGGTAAATGATGACTCTCTGGTGATGCGGATGCAATATGGAAAGGCCTCGGCGTTGCTGGAGGGAGATGCAGAGGCTCCGAGTGAGCGGGCCATGGTGGCGGATGGACGGATAAAGGCAGTAACTCTGCTGAAGGTGGGCCATCATGGGAGCAATAGCTCAACGACCTCTCAGTTCTTTGCCGAGGCGTCTCCGGAAGATGCGGTGATTTCTGTGGGTAAGGGAAATACCTTCGGGCATCCGAAGGTAGAGGTGATCGACCGAATTGCAGCGGCACATACGCGGCTTTACCGCACGGATGAGTTTGGCCTGACTACGTTTTTGCTGGGGCGCGATGGCGGCATTCGCGAGGTTCTCGGAGCGGCAGACGAATAG
- the rlmD gene encoding 23S rRNA (uracil(1939)-C(5))-methyltransferase RlmD: MKVRIEKVVYGGAGLAHQTEEEGAGKTVFVPFTLPGELVEARLKESRNGFADAELIQVLEASNERAQPNCVHFGACGGCHYQHAKYETQLELKTLILRETLERAALVDLPEVQVHASEAWGYRNRIRLRVADVEGSPRVGYLRRASNEFLPVKECPIAAPVLWRAAEAVLKLAEDADTARWVRAAAEIEFFTTKDARALQMTVYVRQNQVPSPVSGFDTFCECLQGLLPELAGAGVMMLRPEGSLQGRRMERPRPIAAWGAEGLSYAAAGEKYWVSRGGFFQVNRFLVEELVRIVAHGRSGALAWDLYAGVGLFSRALKAGFDEVVAVEAAADDLAKTFKGPGRRAIAATTLEFLRGAVVQRERPDLVVMDPPRAGVGAEVCELLGRLKAREIVYVSCDPVTLGRDLKALVDFGYRINELHLVDMFPQTFHQETVVILRRL; encoded by the coding sequence ATGAAGGTAAGAATTGAGAAGGTGGTTTATGGTGGGGCTGGGTTGGCTCATCAAACAGAAGAAGAGGGTGCCGGGAAGACCGTCTTTGTTCCGTTTACACTGCCGGGAGAGTTGGTCGAGGCTCGCCTGAAGGAGAGCAGGAACGGCTTTGCGGATGCAGAGTTGATCCAGGTTCTGGAGGCTTCGAATGAGCGGGCGCAGCCGAACTGCGTGCACTTTGGGGCGTGTGGCGGATGTCACTATCAACATGCGAAGTATGAAACACAGCTTGAGTTGAAGACTCTGATTCTGCGGGAGACGCTTGAGCGGGCGGCCCTGGTGGACTTGCCGGAGGTGCAGGTTCACGCGAGCGAGGCGTGGGGTTATCGGAATCGCATACGGCTGCGCGTGGCTGACGTAGAAGGTTCGCCGCGGGTTGGGTACCTGCGGCGGGCGTCGAATGAGTTTCTGCCGGTGAAGGAGTGCCCCATTGCAGCGCCGGTGTTGTGGCGTGCGGCCGAGGCAGTGTTGAAGCTAGCGGAAGATGCTGACACGGCGAGGTGGGTAAGAGCGGCGGCGGAGATTGAGTTCTTTACGACGAAAGATGCACGCGCGTTACAGATGACGGTGTATGTGCGGCAGAATCAGGTTCCATCTCCAGTTTCGGGATTCGATACTTTTTGTGAGTGCTTGCAAGGATTGTTGCCGGAGTTGGCAGGCGCTGGTGTGATGATGCTGAGGCCAGAAGGCTCGCTGCAGGGGCGACGGATGGAGAGACCGCGACCAATAGCCGCATGGGGGGCCGAGGGGTTGAGCTACGCGGCGGCAGGAGAAAAATATTGGGTCAGCCGCGGCGGATTTTTTCAGGTGAATCGCTTTCTAGTGGAGGAGTTGGTGCGGATCGTCGCGCATGGTCGCAGCGGGGCGCTGGCCTGGGATCTGTATGCCGGAGTGGGACTTTTTTCACGGGCCTTGAAAGCAGGGTTCGACGAAGTCGTCGCGGTGGAAGCTGCGGCGGACGATCTGGCGAAGACCTTCAAAGGACCCGGAAGGCGAGCAATTGCGGCGACCACCCTGGAGTTTCTGCGTGGGGCGGTGGTGCAACGGGAGAGGCCGGATCTGGTGGTGATGGACCCCCCACGTGCCGGAGTAGGCGCGGAGGTTTGCGAGCTGCTGGGGCGATTGAAGGCCAGAGAGATAGTTTATGTCTCCTGCGACCCGGTAACTTTGGGGCGCGATTTGAAGGCTCTGGTAGACTTCGGCTACAGAATCAATGAGTTACATCTTGTCGATATGTTTCCACAGACGTTTCACCAGGAGACAGTTGTGATTCTGCGCCGCCTCTAA
- a CDS encoding type III pantothenate kinase — MLLVMDVGNTNTVLGLYRLGDGNSTDAAVTELVANWRITTPAKQTVDEFGVLLRNLFGLRGLEIGVVDGIAVSSVVPPLDSTLRQVCEVYFHVKPLFIEPGVKTGLPVLTDNPTEVGADRIVNCVAAFERFGGPTIVVDMGTATTFDVISKKGEFMGGAIAPGLGISADALFARAARLPRISVKKPLKVIGTGTVDNIQIGLYYGYIGLVDGILERMIAETGPGTKTVATGGLAKLIAEGSKYIGAVDEMLTLTGLRIVYERNLDRHRKRGTVALENKQPHA, encoded by the coding sequence ATGCTGTTGGTGATGGATGTCGGCAATACAAATACCGTGCTTGGGCTTTACCGGCTCGGAGACGGAAACTCCACTGACGCTGCCGTTACAGAGCTGGTTGCGAACTGGAGAATTACGACTCCGGCGAAGCAGACGGTAGATGAGTTTGGCGTGCTGCTGCGGAATTTGTTTGGGCTGAGAGGGTTGGAGATTGGAGTGGTGGACGGGATTGCGGTCTCGTCGGTCGTGCCTCCCCTGGATTCGACGCTGCGCCAGGTCTGCGAGGTTTATTTTCATGTGAAGCCGTTGTTCATCGAGCCGGGGGTGAAGACCGGGCTTCCGGTGTTGACGGACAATCCGACAGAGGTCGGCGCAGACCGAATTGTGAACTGCGTTGCAGCGTTCGAACGATTTGGCGGACCGACGATCGTAGTGGACATGGGCACCGCGACGACCTTCGATGTGATCTCGAAGAAGGGCGAGTTTATGGGAGGGGCGATTGCACCCGGATTAGGAATCTCTGCTGATGCGTTGTTTGCCCGCGCGGCGCGGCTGCCCCGGATCAGCGTGAAGAAGCCGCTGAAGGTGATTGGAACAGGAACGGTCGATAACATTCAGATCGGCTTATACTACGGCTATATCGGGCTCGTGGATGGGATTTTAGAACGGATGATCGCGGAGACGGGGCCCGGGACGAAGACCGTTGCCACGGGTGGCCTGGCGAAACTGATCGCCGAAGGGTCAAAGTATATCGGGGCGGTCGATGAGATGCTGACCTTGACGGGATTGCGGATTGTCTATGAGCGCAATCTTGACCGGCACAGGAAGCGCGGGACTGTTGCATTAGAGAACAAACAGCCGCACGCTTAG
- a CDS encoding biotin--[acetyl-CoA-carboxylase] ligase, giving the protein MTTFDLAAVDAGLAGTTFSGRVLHFPSVGSTNALALEAAQSGARAGVWVADEQTAGRGRGGHSWHSAAGDGLYASALVALALPMTMALWLPLSTGLAAQAAIAEVAEIAVDIRWPNDLLLNGRKCGGILVETAASPAQDVEVAMLRYAVIGIGINVNHAAFPAEIEALATSLRMESRGEVSREALLIALLRALDEEIELLMQEHRERQVGAGLLQRFASASSWVRGKRVKVDEGGGYTGVTAGLDGRGFLLVDGDDGVLHTVLSGGVREG; this is encoded by the coding sequence TTGACTACGTTTGATTTAGCTGCGGTGGACGCGGGTCTTGCTGGAACGACCTTCTCTGGGCGCGTGTTGCACTTCCCTTCTGTCGGATCGACGAATGCGCTGGCGCTGGAGGCGGCGCAGTCTGGTGCGCGCGCCGGTGTCTGGGTTGCCGATGAGCAGACGGCAGGCCGTGGGCGGGGTGGCCATAGCTGGCATTCGGCAGCAGGCGATGGGCTTTACGCGAGTGCGCTGGTCGCTCTCGCTCTACCAATGACGATGGCTTTATGGCTTCCACTGTCCACGGGGTTGGCGGCGCAGGCCGCGATTGCTGAGGTGGCAGAAATCGCAGTGGATATTCGGTGGCCGAACGATCTGCTGCTGAATGGACGCAAATGCGGCGGAATACTGGTCGAGACTGCCGCCTCTCCGGCTCAGGATGTGGAAGTAGCGATGCTGCGATATGCGGTAATTGGCATTGGCATCAACGTGAACCATGCCGCGTTTCCTGCCGAGATCGAAGCACTGGCTACTTCGTTGCGAATGGAGAGCCGGGGCGAGGTTTCACGGGAAGCGTTGTTGATAGCGTTGCTGCGGGCGTTGGATGAGGAAATTGAACTTCTGATGCAGGAACATCGGGAGCGGCAGGTCGGTGCCGGGTTATTGCAGCGGTTTGCCAGCGCTTCGAGCTGGGTGCGCGGCAAGCGCGTCAAGGTGGACGAAGGCGGCGGCTATACTGGCGTGACGGCAGGGCTCGATGGACGCGGATTTTTGTTGGTTGATGGGGACGATGGCGTACTGCATACCGTGCTTTCAGGCGGGGTTCGGGAAGGGTAA
- the nadC gene encoding carboxylating nicotinate-nucleotide diphosphorylase, with protein MDWKSKRIRTILEAALVEDKVANDVTTALTIDRGLRASGTIIAREDCVVSGLGCIPAILDIFSKMSSTPLGRFEVVSHPEIFDGVRVKKGQSLAVIRHNASAILSCERVTLNLMQRMSGIATLTNQFVKAVAGTQAKILDTRKTIPGLRALDKYAVCCGGGVNHRLDLQDGILIKNNHISLGGGLPVTLERALKGRKPGQIVQVEVRSQTELEQAIAGGAESILLDNMTPAVVKKAVKQIRAGLPGAPIEASGNMNLKTVRDYALTGVDFISVGALTHSAVAVDLSMKITADVY; from the coding sequence ATGGACTGGAAGAGTAAACGGATACGAACGATTCTTGAAGCGGCGCTGGTGGAAGATAAGGTCGCCAACGATGTGACGACGGCGCTGACCATCGACAGGGGGCTACGTGCTTCGGGCACGATTATTGCCAGGGAAGACTGCGTAGTGTCAGGGCTGGGATGCATTCCAGCGATTTTGGATATCTTTTCGAAGATGTCGTCGACACCGCTGGGACGGTTCGAGGTGGTGAGCCATCCGGAGATCTTCGACGGCGTGCGCGTGAAGAAGGGACAATCGCTGGCGGTGATTCGGCATAATGCTTCGGCAATCCTGTCATGCGAGCGCGTGACCCTGAATCTGATGCAGCGTATGAGCGGCATTGCGACGCTGACGAACCAGTTTGTGAAGGCCGTTGCCGGAACCCAGGCGAAGATTCTGGATACGCGAAAGACGATTCCGGGGCTTCGGGCGCTGGATAAATACGCTGTCTGCTGCGGCGGCGGCGTGAATCACCGGCTGGATCTACAGGACGGAATCCTGATTAAGAACAACCACATCTCGCTCGGCGGAGGCCTTCCTGTGACGCTGGAGCGAGCGCTCAAAGGGCGCAAACCCGGGCAGATTGTGCAGGTCGAGGTACGCAGCCAGACGGAACTGGAGCAGGCAATTGCGGGTGGGGCGGAATCGATTCTGCTGGACAATATGACGCCTGCGGTAGTGAAGAAGGCGGTGAAGCAGATTCGTGCTGGGCTGCCGGGCGCGCCGATTGAGGCTTCGGGCAATATGAATTTGAAGACAGTGCGAGACTACGCGCTGACGGGTGTGGATTTCATTTCGGTGGGCGCGCTGACGCACTCAGCTGTGGCTGTGGATTTGAGCATGAAGATTACGGCGGATGTTTACTGA
- a CDS encoding valine--tRNA ligase: MSHELPKAYDPSIIEERWAESWVRERLFDVATAEGTQEGVKKFTMLLPPPNVTGRLHMGHMLNQTEMDILTRWHRMSGEVSMWVPGTDHAGIATQMMVERQLASEGTKRQELGRSAFVDRVWEWKGVYGGAILDQMKRLGASVDWSREYFTMDERLSVAVKEAFVRLHEQGLIYRGAYIVNWDPAIQTAVSDLEVEHEERLGKIYHIRYPLADGSGSIVVATTRPETMLGDTAVAVNPTDERYLAVQGKMVKLPLSGVNSGPDREIPILADDWAKPEFGTGAVKVTPAHDPNDFAIGQRHGLPNLTILDETAHVLLPGSPYHGLDRYAARTKIVEDLKELGLLVDVKDHTLSIGLSQRTGVVIEPRLSQQWFVKIQPLADKAIEAVDKGYIKFTPDQYRKTYDEWMKNIHDWCISRQLWWGHRIPAWHCGACGDTTVARETPLKCGHCGSTEILQETDVLDTWFSSGLLPFTVFGWPEKTPDLAAFYPTQLLVTGFDILFFWVARMIMLSCHFMLDVPMPDGSKRELKDAVPFREVYIHALVRDAERQKMSKTKGNVIDPIEVVKKYGTDAVRFTLASMASPGTDIAFSEERTDGYRAFANKIWNAARFLFMQVDRACEAGVVVDLTKLGAALKNVESAPLETRWILSRLGATAAAVDASLRAYRFDEAASAVYQFFWGDFCDWYIEIVKLRLEFGEGADLTAAKTALTTLLAVFEAALRLLSPFMPFITEEIWNAFYDAAKPAKSIALTRFPRAEDVAADAASVSAMEVLQQMIVTVRGLRKEMAVPEKEAAPIRVFAANRVVALADDNADLLRRLARVSEVEFASAALTGDGARSTADFDVAVVYERQIDVVAERERLTKDLAKFEKGLAAAERQLGNDAFMAKAPAHIVDGLRKQAAETQMLHDKTKAALEALPVA; encoded by the coding sequence ATGAGCCACGAACTGCCAAAAGCATATGATCCGTCCATTATTGAAGAGCGCTGGGCCGAGTCCTGGGTGCGGGAGCGCCTGTTTGACGTCGCCACTGCTGAAGGTACGCAGGAAGGCGTAAAGAAGTTCACCATGCTGCTGCCGCCGCCGAATGTGACCGGTCGGTTGCACATGGGCCATATGCTCAACCAGACGGAGATGGACATTCTGACCCGGTGGCACCGGATGTCAGGCGAGGTCTCGATGTGGGTTCCGGGAACGGACCATGCTGGAATTGCCACGCAGATGATGGTGGAACGACAGCTTGCCTCTGAAGGAACAAAACGGCAGGAACTTGGCCGCTCAGCGTTTGTGGACCGGGTTTGGGAGTGGAAGGGCGTTTACGGGGGGGCCATCCTCGACCAGATGAAGCGGCTGGGCGCGAGCGTGGACTGGAGCCGCGAATACTTCACCATGGACGAGCGGTTGAGCGTGGCCGTGAAAGAGGCATTTGTCCGCCTGCACGAGCAGGGACTGATCTATCGCGGAGCGTACATCGTCAATTGGGACCCGGCGATTCAGACTGCGGTGAGCGATCTGGAGGTGGAGCACGAGGAGCGGCTGGGGAAGATTTATCACATTCGTTATCCTCTGGCGGATGGTTCGGGATCGATTGTCGTGGCGACGACGCGGCCGGAGACCATGCTCGGAGATACGGCTGTCGCGGTGAATCCTACAGATGAGCGGTACCTTGCGGTGCAGGGCAAGATGGTCAAGCTGCCGCTAAGCGGCGTGAATAGTGGGCCCGACCGTGAGATTCCGATTCTGGCGGACGACTGGGCTAAGCCCGAGTTCGGTACAGGCGCGGTGAAGGTAACTCCGGCGCACGATCCCAATGACTTTGCGATTGGGCAGCGGCACGGCCTTCCAAACCTGACGATTCTGGATGAGACCGCGCATGTGCTGCTGCCCGGGTCGCCATATCACGGGCTGGATAGATACGCCGCGCGTACGAAGATCGTTGAAGACCTGAAAGAACTCGGGCTACTGGTGGATGTGAAGGATCACACGCTGTCGATTGGCCTGAGCCAGAGGACCGGCGTTGTCATTGAGCCGCGGCTCTCGCAGCAGTGGTTCGTGAAGATCCAGCCGCTGGCGGACAAAGCGATCGAAGCGGTGGACAAGGGCTACATCAAATTCACGCCCGACCAGTACCGCAAGACGTATGACGAATGGATGAAGAACATCCATGACTGGTGCATCTCACGCCAGCTTTGGTGGGGACATCGGATTCCGGCGTGGCATTGCGGGGCTTGCGGCGACACGACGGTGGCGCGGGAGACTCCGCTGAAGTGCGGGCACTGTGGGTCGACTGAAATATTGCAGGAGACCGATGTTCTGGATACGTGGTTCTCTTCAGGACTGCTTCCCTTCACCGTCTTCGGGTGGCCGGAAAAAACGCCTGATCTGGCGGCGTTTTATCCCACGCAGTTGCTGGTGACAGGCTTCGATATTTTGTTCTTCTGGGTGGCCAGGATGATTATGCTGAGCTGCCACTTCATGCTGGATGTGCCGATGCCGGATGGCAGCAAGCGCGAGTTGAAGGATGCGGTGCCGTTTCGTGAGGTCTACATCCATGCTCTGGTGAGGGATGCGGAGCGGCAGAAGATGTCGAAGACGAAGGGCAACGTGATTGACCCCATCGAGGTGGTCAAAAAATACGGCACGGATGCGGTGCGGTTTACGCTGGCGAGCATGGCCAGCCCCGGAACGGATATTGCCTTCAGCGAGGAGCGCACAGACGGATATAGAGCCTTCGCTAACAAGATTTGGAATGCGGCGCGATTCTTGTTTATGCAGGTGGACCGGGCGTGCGAAGCAGGAGTAGTCGTCGATCTGACGAAACTGGGCGCTGCGCTGAAGAATGTCGAGAGTGCTCCGCTGGAGACGCGATGGATATTGTCGCGGCTGGGAGCGACAGCGGCCGCCGTAGATGCTTCGCTGAGGGCTTACCGGTTCGATGAGGCGGCGAGTGCCGTGTACCAGTTCTTCTGGGGTGATTTCTGCGACTGGTATATCGAGATTGTGAAGCTGCGGCTGGAATTTGGCGAAGGGGCTGACCTGACTGCTGCGAAGACGGCGCTGACGACCTTGCTGGCGGTCTTTGAAGCGGCGTTGCGGCTGCTGAGTCCGTTTATGCCTTTTATTACGGAGGAGATCTGGAATGCGTTTTACGACGCTGCAAAGCCAGCGAAGTCGATTGCGCTGACGCGGTTTCCACGGGCTGAGGATGTGGCTGCGGATGCTGCCAGTGTCTCCGCGATGGAGGTGCTACAGCAGATGATTGTGACGGTGCGTGGACTTCGAAAAGAGATGGCGGTTCCAGAGAAAGAGGCTGCTCCGATTCGCGTGTTTGCGGCAAACCGCGTAGTGGCGCTGGCCGATGACAATGCCGATCTACTGAGGCGGCTGGCACGGGTTAGTGAGGTTGAGTTTGCATCGGCTGCACTGACCGGTGATGGGGCGCGGAGTACAGCCGACTTCGATGTGGCTGTGGTGTACGAGCGTCAGATCGATGTGGTCGCAGAGCGTGAGCGGCTGACGAAAGACCTGGCCAAGTTTGAGAAGGGGCTCGCGGCGGCTGAGCGTCAGTTGGGAAATGATGCGTTTATGGCCAAGGCGCCAGCGCATATTGTGGATGGGCTGCGCAAGCAGGCGGCGGAGACCCAAATGCTGCACGACAAGACGAAGGCTGCGCTGGAGGCTTTGCCTGTGGCCTAA